In Musa acuminata AAA Group cultivar baxijiao chromosome BXJ3-9, Cavendish_Baxijiao_AAA, whole genome shotgun sequence, a single genomic region encodes these proteins:
- the LOC103998084 gene encoding pathogenesis-related protein 1 encodes MASGSWTLEIESSVEAYRLFRAAALDWHSLAPKVVPEIVVSGAVLEGDGSVGSVRQLNFSPALPFGYVKERLDFVDVDKFECKQTLFEGGHIGTKLEIATSHFKFEPTSGGGCVLKVVTTYKLLPGVEDDQSEIARSKETVTGIIKAAEAYLVANPDAYV; translated from the exons ATGGCTTCCGGCTCTTGGACGCTCGAGATCGAGTCCTCCGTCGAGGCATATCGACTGTTCAGGGCCGCCGCCCTCGACTGGCACTCCTTGGCTCCTAAGGTCGTGCCGGAGATCGTCGTCAGCGGCGCCGTCCTCGAAGGCGACGGCTCTGTTGGATCCGTAAGGCAGCTCAACTTCTCACCAG CACTACCATTCGGCTACGTGAAGGAGCGGCTGGACTTTGTGGACGTTGACAAGTTCGAGTGCAAGCAGACCCTCTTCGAAGGAGGCCACATCGGGACGAAGCTGGAGATAGCGACGAGCCATTTCAAGTTCGAGCCGACCTCCGGCGGAGGATGTGTGCTGAAGGTGGTGACCACCTACAAACTCCTGCCTGGAGTTGAGGACGACCAGAGCGAGATAGCGAGGTCTAAGGAGACTGTGACGGGAATCATCAAGGCCGCAGAAGCTTACCTCGTCGCCAATCCTGATGCCTATGTGTAG